A portion of the Sandaracinobacteroides saxicola genome contains these proteins:
- a CDS encoding ribbon-helix-helix protein, CopG family: MLGLRLDAATEKRLAQHAAETRRTRSDIARVAVREYLDRHSEDAEWERQLATLRKAREARAEIDTGGDGTKAWLRSLDAMDGGYDWGPNGPPA, from the coding sequence ATGTTGGGTTTGCGGCTGGATGCGGCGACGGAAAAGCGTTTGGCGCAGCACGCGGCGGAGACGCGCCGGACGCGGAGTGACATCGCGCGGGTGGCGGTGAGGGAATATCTGGACCGACATAGTGAGGATGCCGAATGGGAAAGGCAGTTGGCGACGCTGCGAAAGGCACGGGAAGCGCGCGCTGAAATCGACACCGGCGGCGATGGGACAAAGGCTTGGTTGCGGTCGCTTGATGCCATGGACGGCGGTTATGATTGGGGTCCGAACGGTCCGCCGGCATGA
- a CDS encoding tetratricopeptide repeat protein, translating to MASLSISPAERASIEAFRRDVVEKSMTGIVLVRFTAEWCGPCKTLAPIIDRAIAAAGDPRLSQVVVDIDQNRLLAEQFRIQSVPTVYAFVRGQPVDGFAGARSEKDVIAFIQKLLSTLPPTDAQADLEAMVAAASEALAAGDAELAAEAFGALVQELPDRADIVAGYARALLALGHVDAARSTLATLPTDSKDAAVNQARAALALAETAVPDSETATLQAAVAADPANHQARLDLATALMAKGQNDAAADHLLASIAADRGWNEGAARAKLLQLFEAVGMGDPWTVATRRKLSAILFA from the coding sequence GTGGCCAGCCTTTCCATCAGTCCCGCCGAACGCGCCTCGATCGAAGCCTTCCGCCGCGACGTGGTCGAAAAATCCATGACCGGCATCGTCCTCGTCCGCTTTACCGCCGAATGGTGCGGTCCCTGCAAGACGCTCGCCCCCATCATCGATCGCGCCATCGCCGCTGCCGGCGATCCCCGCCTGTCGCAGGTGGTCGTCGATATTGACCAGAACCGCCTGCTCGCCGAGCAATTCCGCATCCAGTCGGTCCCCACCGTCTATGCCTTCGTGCGTGGCCAGCCGGTCGACGGCTTTGCCGGTGCCCGCTCGGAAAAAGACGTCATCGCCTTTATCCAAAAGCTGCTCAGCACCCTCCCCCCCACCGATGCGCAGGCCGACCTCGAAGCCATGGTCGCCGCCGCCAGCGAGGCCCTCGCCGCCGGGGATGCCGAACTCGCCGCAGAAGCCTTCGGCGCTCTTGTCCAGGAACTGCCGGACCGCGCCGATATCGTCGCCGGCTATGCCCGTGCGCTGCTGGCGCTGGGCCATGTGGACGCGGCCCGCTCAACGCTTGCCACCCTTCCCACGGACAGCAAGGATGCCGCCGTCAACCAGGCGCGCGCCGCGCTGGCGCTCGCAGAGACCGCCGTTCCCGATTCGGAAACCGCGACGCTCCAGGCCGCTGTCGCCGCGGACCCCGCCAACCACCAGGCCCGGCTCGATCTTGCCACCGCCCTGATGGCAAAGGGGCAGAACGACGCCGCCGCCGACCATCTGCTCGCCAGCATCGCCGCCGACCGTGGCTGGAACGAGGGCGCCGCGCGCGCCAAACTGCTGCAATTGTTCGAGGCTGTGGGCATGGGCGATCCCTGGACGGTCGCCACCCGCCGCAAACTCTCGGCGATCCTGTTCGCATGA
- a CDS encoding type II toxin-antitoxin system PemK/MazF family toxin has translation MKRGELVIVREPHSPTSKARPCVIVQTNRALPDRSYLTICPLTTQLSDSSLFRVHVLPSDSNGLKRPSDVEVDLIYSVAVAHIGPTIGMLDRSTMVQVDAALRRWLEL, from the coding sequence ATGAAGCGCGGTGAGCTCGTCATTGTGCGCGAACCGCACAGTCCGACAAGCAAAGCGCGTCCGTGCGTGATCGTTCAGACCAATCGGGCGCTTCCCGACCGTAGCTATCTGACCATTTGTCCGCTGACCACCCAACTGAGTGACAGTTCGCTGTTCCGTGTTCATGTCCTTCCGTCGGATTCAAATGGCTTGAAGCGACCATCTGATGTCGAAGTGGACCTGATCTATTCCGTGGCGGTGGCCCATATCGGGCCCACGATCGGGATGCTTGACCGATCCACAATGGTGCAGGTGGATGCCGCATTGCGACGTTGGCTGGAACTGTAA
- a CDS encoding class I fructose-bisphosphate aldolase: MTMTPAVRAILANYESDNPGTRANLARMLMQGRLGGTGKMVILPVDQGFEHGPARSFAVNPAGYDPHYHFQLAIDAGLSAYAAPLGMLEAGAATFAGQIPTILKVNSSNSWATGVNQALTGGVDDALRLGCSAIGFTIYPGADDCFDMMEEIKEMSAEAKSVGLATVIWSYPRGGKLSKEGELALDVGAYAAHMAALLGAHIIKVKLPSDHIEQKDAKKAYEGFDSSTQAKRVAHVVQSCFNGRRIVVFSGGATKGADAVYQDARDIRDGGGNGSIIGRNSFQRPRDEALALLDKIVRIYLGQE; the protein is encoded by the coding sequence ATGACCATGACCCCTGCCGTGCGCGCCATTCTTGCCAATTATGAAAGCGACAATCCGGGAACACGCGCCAACCTGGCGCGGATGCTGATGCAGGGCCGGCTGGGCGGCACGGGGAAGATGGTGATCCTGCCGGTGGATCAGGGGTTCGAACATGGGCCGGCGCGCAGCTTTGCCGTCAACCCCGCCGGCTACGACCCGCACTATCATTTCCAGCTGGCGATCGACGCGGGGCTGTCCGCCTATGCCGCGCCGCTCGGGATGCTGGAGGCCGGCGCCGCGACCTTCGCCGGGCAGATCCCTACCATCCTGAAGGTGAACAGCTCGAACAGCTGGGCAACAGGGGTAAACCAGGCGCTGACCGGCGGGGTGGATGACGCACTGCGGCTGGGCTGCTCGGCGATCGGCTTCACCATCTATCCGGGGGCGGACGACTGCTTCGACATGATGGAAGAGATCAAGGAGATGTCGGCCGAGGCGAAGTCGGTAGGCCTGGCGACGGTGATCTGGAGCTATCCGCGCGGCGGCAAGCTGAGCAAGGAAGGCGAGCTGGCGCTGGATGTGGGCGCCTATGCGGCGCATATGGCAGCACTGTTGGGGGCGCATATCATCAAGGTGAAGCTGCCCAGCGATCATATCGAGCAGAAGGACGCGAAGAAGGCGTATGAAGGCTTTGACAGCAGCACCCAGGCGAAGCGGGTGGCGCATGTGGTGCAGAGCTGCTTCAACGGCCGGCGGATCGTGGTGTTCAGTGGCGGCGCGACCAAGGGCGCAGACGCGGTGTATCAGGACGCGCGGGACATTCGTGATGGCGGCGGCAATGGCAGCATCATCGGCCGCAACAGCTTCCAGCGGCCGCGGGACGAGGCGCTGGCGCTGCTGGACAAGATCGTGCGGATCTATCTGGGGCAGGAATAG
- a CDS encoding phosphoglycerate kinase, with the protein MAFRTLDELPMDLRGQRALVRADLNVPMVDGRVSDATRLSAAVATIATLADRGAVVLVLSHFGRPKGVDPALSLRPVVAALGEVLGRPVAFVADCAGAEAEAAVAAMAPGDVAVLENTRFHAGEEANDPALVAAMARLGTLYVNDAFSAAHRAHASTEGLAHVLPAYAGRTMQAELSALQRALGAPERPVAAVVGGAKVSSKLDVLRNLVGKVDHLIIGGGMANTFLAARGVDVGKSLCEHELGETAREILARADAAGCTVHLPYDVVVARAFRAQAPSEVVNIHEIPADAMVLDIGPDAVEALGDVLKTCTTLVWNGPLGAFEIEPFDRATVALARTAAALTEDGGLVSVAGGGDTVAALNHAGVAEAFTFVSTAGGAFLEWMEGKTLPGVEALRQAA; encoded by the coding sequence ATGGCTTTCCGGACGCTGGATGAGCTGCCGATGGACTTGCGCGGGCAGCGGGCGCTGGTGCGCGCCGATCTGAACGTGCCGATGGTCGATGGACGGGTGAGCGATGCCACCCGGCTGAGCGCGGCGGTGGCGACGATTGCCACCCTGGCGGACAGGGGCGCGGTGGTGCTGGTGCTGTCGCACTTCGGCCGGCCGAAGGGGGTTGATCCGGCGCTCAGCTTGCGGCCGGTGGTGGCGGCGCTGGGGGAGGTGCTGGGGCGACCCGTGGCGTTCGTGGCCGACTGCGCCGGCGCGGAAGCCGAGGCGGCCGTGGCCGCGATGGCGCCGGGCGATGTGGCTGTGCTGGAGAACACGCGTTTCCACGCCGGCGAGGAGGCCAACGACCCGGCGCTGGTGGCGGCCATGGCGCGGCTGGGGACGCTGTATGTCAACGATGCCTTCAGCGCCGCGCACCGGGCGCATGCTTCCACCGAGGGGCTGGCGCATGTTCTGCCGGCCTATGCCGGGCGCACGATGCAGGCCGAGTTGAGCGCGCTGCAGCGGGCACTGGGGGCGCCCGAACGCCCGGTGGCGGCGGTGGTGGGCGGGGCGAAGGTCTCGTCCAAGCTGGACGTGCTGCGCAACCTGGTGGGGAAGGTCGACCATCTGATCATCGGTGGCGGGATGGCGAACACCTTCCTGGCGGCGCGCGGCGTGGATGTGGGCAAGAGCCTGTGCGAGCATGAGCTGGGCGAGACGGCGCGCGAAATACTGGCGCGCGCCGACGCGGCGGGGTGCACCGTCCACTTGCCCTATGACGTGGTGGTGGCGCGGGCATTCCGGGCGCAGGCGCCCAGCGAGGTGGTGAACATTCACGAGATTCCGGCGGACGCGATGGTGCTGGACATCGGCCCGGACGCTGTGGAGGCGCTGGGTGATGTGCTGAAAACCTGCACCACGCTGGTTTGGAACGGGCCGCTGGGGGCGTTCGAGATCGAGCCGTTCGACCGGGCGACGGTGGCGCTGGCGCGGACGGCGGCGGCACTTACCGAGGACGGCGGCCTGGTGAGCGTGGCGGGGGGTGGCGATACCGTGGCGGCGCTGAACCATGCCGGGGTGGCGGAGGCCTTTACCTTCGTCAGCACCGCGGGTGGGGCGTTCCTGGAATGGATGGAGGGCAAGACGTTGCCGGGGGTGGAGGCGTTGCGACAGGCAGCCTGA
- the gap gene encoding type I glyceraldehyde-3-phosphate dehydrogenase translates to MTIRVAINGFGRIGRNVLRAIVESGRDDIEVVAINDLASPEANARLLKRDSVHGPFGGSVSVDGDAMVVNGKRIRVTAERDPAKLPHGEMGVDIALECTGFFTDAAKAGAHLAAGAKRVLISAPGKGVDLTVVYGVNHDRLTAEHRIVSNASCTTNCLAPVAKVLHETVGIERGLMTTIHAYTNDQKILDQIHDDPRRARAAAMSMIPTTTGAARAVGEVLPELKGKLDGSAVRVPTPNVSLVDLTFVPGRATSKAEINAALKAASESGPLKGILDFTDEPLVSIDLNHAPASSTVDSLETAVIDGMLVRVVSWYDNEWGFSNRMADTAVAMGRFL, encoded by the coding sequence AACGTGTTGCGGGCGATTGTCGAGTCCGGCCGCGACGATATCGAGGTGGTGGCGATCAACGATCTCGCCAGCCCGGAGGCGAATGCCCGGTTGCTGAAGCGCGACAGCGTGCACGGACCGTTCGGTGGCAGCGTGAGCGTGGACGGCGATGCGATGGTGGTGAATGGCAAGCGCATCCGCGTGACGGCGGAGCGCGATCCGGCGAAACTGCCGCATGGCGAGATGGGCGTGGACATCGCGCTGGAGTGCACGGGGTTCTTCACCGATGCCGCCAAGGCGGGCGCGCATCTGGCGGCAGGGGCGAAGCGCGTGCTAATCTCCGCGCCGGGGAAGGGTGTGGACCTGACTGTGGTCTATGGCGTGAACCATGACAGGCTGACCGCCGAGCATCGGATCGTGTCGAACGCCAGCTGCACGACGAACTGCCTGGCCCCGGTGGCGAAGGTGCTGCACGAGACTGTAGGGATCGAACGCGGGCTGATGACGACGATTCATGCCTATACCAACGATCAGAAGATCCTGGACCAGATTCACGACGATCCGCGGCGGGCGCGGGCAGCGGCGATGAGCATGATTCCGACGACGACGGGCGCCGCGCGCGCGGTGGGCGAAGTGCTGCCGGAGCTGAAGGGCAAGCTGGACGGCAGCGCGGTGCGGGTGCCGACGCCGAATGTCAGCCTGGTGGACCTGACCTTCGTGCCGGGACGGGCAACGAGCAAGGCGGAGATCAATGCGGCGCTGAAGGCGGCATCGGAGTCCGGTCCGCTGAAGGGCATATTGGATTTTACCGACGAGCCGCTGGTGAGCATCGATCTCAATCATGCGCCGGCGTCGAGCACGGTCGACAGCCTGGAGACGGCGGTGATCGACGGCATGCTGGTGCGCGTGGTGAGCTGGTATGACAATGAATGGGGTTTTTCCAACCGGATGGCCGACACCGCGGTGGCGATGGGCCGATTTCTGTAA
- the thiE gene encoding thiamine phosphate synthase, which translates to MNINETSFDFEPGPDFAERFRAERRPACQLYLISPPAFDLATHSEALRAALGAGSVAAYQLRMKGVADADVLAAAAVLQPICAAAEVAFIVNDRADLAAACGADGVHLGQGDGSVADARALLGREAQIGVTCHASRDLAFEAGEAGADYVAFGAFYPTTTKPSEHRPEPAILSWWTTISQLPCVAIGGITPANAAPLVAAGADFLAVSAGVWNGDPAANVRAFAAVMAG; encoded by the coding sequence ATGAACATCAACGAAACATCATTTGATTTCGAACCCGGCCCGGACTTTGCCGAGCGGTTTCGAGCCGAGCGGCGGCCGGCGTGTCAGCTTTATCTGATCTCGCCGCCGGCATTCGACCTCGCTACGCATTCCGAGGCACTGCGCGCAGCGCTGGGGGCGGGGTCGGTCGCGGCCTATCAGTTGCGGATGAAGGGTGTGGCTGATGCCGATGTTCTCGCGGCGGCGGCGGTGTTGCAACCGATCTGCGCGGCGGCGGAGGTGGCGTTCATCGTCAACGACCGGGCTGATCTTGCCGCGGCCTGTGGCGCCGACGGCGTGCATCTGGGGCAGGGGGATGGCAGCGTGGCGGATGCGCGCGCGCTGCTGGGGCGGGAAGCGCAGATTGGCGTGACCTGCCATGCCAGCCGCGACCTGGCGTTCGAGGCGGGGGAGGCCGGCGCGGATTATGTGGCGTTCGGGGCCTTTTACCCGACGACGACCAAGCCCAGCGAGCACCGGCCGGAGCCGGCGATCCTGAGCTGGTGGACGACGATCAGCCAGCTGCCCTGTGTTGCCATCGGCGGGATCACGCCGGCGAACGCGGCGCCGCTGGTGGCGGCCGGCGCCGATTTCCTGGCGGTCAGCGCGGGCGTGTGGAATGGCGACCCGGCGGCGAATGTGCGGGCGTTCGCGGCGGTGATGGCGGGGTAG
- a CDS encoding LON peptidase substrate-binding domain-containing protein has protein sequence MTPPSSAADLPATLPVFPLGGAILLPRALLPLNIFEPRYLAMVRDAMAGDRIIGIVQPRGDWRGERPDLFGIGGVGRITQFSETGDGRFLIALTGLMRFRVRAELSVTTPYRQVQPDYADFAADWSPPAPLAATARAALEDTLRSYLDNQGLSADWEAISSADDESLVNTLATVCPFDSVERQALVEAPTLAARTATLTTLMTFAQGPEDSVTLQ, from the coding sequence ATGACGCCCCCCAGCAGCGCCGCCGACCTGCCCGCGACGCTGCCGGTGTTTCCCCTGGGCGGGGCGATCCTGCTGCCGCGCGCGCTGCTGCCGCTCAATATCTTCGAACCGCGCTACCTCGCCATGGTGCGCGATGCCATGGCCGGCGACCGGATCATCGGCATCGTGCAGCCGCGCGGCGACTGGCGCGGCGAGCGGCCGGACCTGTTCGGCATTGGTGGCGTCGGCCGCATCACGCAATTTTCGGAAACCGGTGACGGCCGTTTCCTGATCGCCCTTACCGGCCTGATGCGCTTTCGCGTGCGCGCCGAGCTGTCCGTCACCACCCCCTATCGCCAGGTTCAACCGGATTATGCGGACTTCGCCGCCGACTGGTCACCCCCGGCACCGCTCGCCGCCACCGCCCGCGCCGCGCTCGAGGACACGCTGCGCAGCTATCTCGACAATCAGGGCCTCAGCGCCGACTGGGAGGCGATTTCCAGCGCCGACGATGAATCGCTGGTCAATACGCTCGCCACCGTCTGCCCGTTCGACAGCGTCGAGCGCCAGGCGCTGGTCGAGGCCCCCACGCTCGCAGCCAGGACCGCCACGCTGACCACGCTGATGACCTTCGCGCAGGGTCCGGAGGACAGCGTCACCCTGCAATAG